A single window of Undibacterium sp. 5I1 DNA harbors:
- a CDS encoding methyl-accepting chemotaxis protein, giving the protein MNFFANMKIGKRLGLGFALILLFMMVLLVISIWQISKVATTTENILKTPLTKERVVSDWYRTIRTSVIRTTAIAKSTDSNLSAFFANDATAASKVSTELQKTLEGLLSSDEEKKLFNELSITRKKYIIARDAIAKAKVDGQVDEANQMLEKDFTPAAKSYLDLLQQLLDMQRTTINQMADSVQQIEDQSRNILISLGSVLFVLGWLLAWRLAVGITRPLSQAVDIAETIASGDLTSHIESGARDETGQLLRSLQAMNDNLLKIVSQVRAGTDTIANASAEIATGNLDLSNRTEQQAGSLEETASTIEELTATVRHNAESARQANQLAVSASDIAVQGGMVVDQVVERMGSINESSKKIVDIISVIDSIAFQTNILALNAAVEAARAGEQGRGFAVVASEVRNLAQRSASAAKEIKTLIDDSVEKVDNGSKLVEKAGATMVEIVASVKRVVTIVGEITLAGQEQSSGIQQVNDAIVQMDEATQQNAALVEQAAAAAQSLQDQAANLANVVHQFKLNDNQQLRLIN; this is encoded by the coding sequence ATGAATTTTTTCGCTAATATGAAAATCGGTAAGCGTCTTGGTTTAGGATTTGCGCTGATCTTGCTATTTATGATGGTCTTATTAGTCATCAGTATCTGGCAGATATCTAAGGTCGCCACCACCACAGAAAATATTTTAAAAACGCCACTCACCAAAGAGCGTGTCGTCTCTGACTGGTATAGGACAATCCGCACCAGCGTGATTCGCACAACCGCAATTGCAAAAAGCACGGACAGCAATCTAAGCGCGTTTTTTGCCAATGATGCAACCGCAGCCAGCAAAGTATCTACCGAGTTACAAAAAACCTTGGAAGGTTTATTAAGCTCGGATGAAGAGAAAAAATTATTTAACGAACTGAGTATCACGCGCAAAAAATACATCATCGCGCGCGATGCCATTGCCAAAGCAAAAGTAGATGGGCAAGTGGATGAAGCTAATCAAATGTTAGAAAAAGACTTCACTCCTGCCGCAAAAAGTTATCTGGATTTATTACAGCAACTACTCGATATGCAACGCACAACGATCAATCAGATGGCAGACAGTGTTCAGCAAATTGAGGATCAAAGTCGTAATATTTTAATCAGCTTGGGTAGCGTTTTATTTGTCCTTGGATGGTTGCTTGCCTGGCGTCTTGCGGTCGGCATTACTAGACCACTCAGTCAGGCGGTGGATATTGCCGAGACCATAGCCTCGGGTGATCTGACCTCACACATTGAGTCCGGCGCACGTGATGAGACGGGTCAGTTACTCAGATCACTTCAGGCGATGAACGATAACTTACTCAAAATTGTAAGTCAGGTCAGAGCAGGTACTGACACCATTGCCAATGCCTCGGCAGAAATCGCCACTGGCAACCTCGACTTATCCAACCGCACTGAACAACAGGCAGGATCATTAGAAGAAACGGCCTCAACAATAGAAGAACTCACAGCAACCGTCAGACACAACGCGGAGAGTGCGCGTCAGGCAAATCAGTTAGCCGTATCTGCATCTGATATTGCAGTACAGGGCGGCATGGTGGTTGATCAAGTCGTTGAGCGCATGGGCTCGATTAACGAATCTTCCAAAAAAATTGTGGACATCATCAGCGTGATTGATAGCATCGCTTTCCAGACCAATATTCTGGCGCTGAACGCTGCGGTAGAAGCGGCTCGTGCAGGTGAGCAAGGACGCGGCTTTGCGGTGGTTGCCTCCGAGGTGCGTAATCTGGCACAAAGAAGCGCAAGTGCCGCCAAAGAGATTAAAACCTTGATTGATGATTCGGTAGAAAAAGTCGATAACGGTAGCAAGCTGGTAGAAAAAGCTGGTGCTACCATGGTAGAAATTGTCGCCAGCGTCAAACGCGTAGTGACGATCGTGGGCGAGATTACCTTAGCAGGACAAGAGCAAAGTTCTGGCATCCAGCAAGTGAATGATGCGATAGTCCAGATGGATGAAGCTACTCAGCAAAATGCGGCCTTAGTAGAACAGGCAGCAGCAGCGGCGCAATCACTGCAAGATCAGGCGGCTAATCTGGCCAACGTCGTACATCAATTCAAACTCAATGATAATCAACAATTGAGGCTAATCAATTGA
- the ilvD gene encoding dihydroxy-acid dehydratase, with translation MPQYRSRTTTHGRNMAGARALWRATGMKDGDFDKPIIAVVNSFTQFVPGHVHLKDLGQLVAREIEAAGGVAKEFNTIAVDDGIAMGHGGMLYSLPSRDLIADSVEYMVNAHCADAMVCISNCDKITPGMLMAAMRVNIPVVFVSGGPMEAGKVIKVVNGTQKIIKLDLVDAMIKAGDSSVSDADVAEIERSACPTCGSCSGMFTANSMNCLTEALGLALPGNGTILATHSDRKELFLRAGRLIVDIAKRYYEQDDASVLPRNIATKAAFENAMALDVSMGGSTNTVLHLLAAAHEAGVEFSMADIDRISRKVPCLCKVAPMTDKYHIEDVHRAGGIIGILGELARGGLLDTSLPTIHSKTMGDAIANNDIICTQDPAVHQLFRAAPGGVPTQTAFSQSERFASLDTDRSTGCIRDKAHAYSQDGGLAVLYGNLAEKGCIVKTAGVDESILKFSGKARVFESQDAAVDAIMGDTVHEGDVVIIRYEGPKGGPGMQEMLYPTSYIKSKGLGKVCALFTDGRFSGGSSGLVIGHASPEAAEGGAIGLVEEGDMIDIDIPERRINLRISDAALASRRAAMEAKGDAAWLPVNRDRYVSQALQAYAALTTSADRGAVRDLSQLKK, from the coding sequence ATGCCGCAATATCGTTCACGCACTACAACTCACGGCCGCAACATGGCTGGCGCCCGCGCACTGTGGCGCGCTACTGGCATGAAGGACGGCGATTTCGATAAACCTATCATCGCCGTGGTGAATTCTTTTACCCAGTTTGTGCCGGGTCATGTGCATTTAAAAGACCTGGGGCAACTGGTCGCGCGTGAGATCGAGGCTGCGGGTGGCGTAGCAAAAGAGTTCAACACGATTGCAGTGGACGACGGTATCGCAATGGGGCACGGAGGAATGCTGTACTCGCTGCCATCGCGTGATCTGATCGCGGATTCTGTCGAGTACATGGTGAATGCACATTGCGCCGACGCGATGGTGTGTATTTCGAACTGCGACAAAATCACACCCGGTATGTTGATGGCGGCGATGCGGGTCAATATTCCGGTGGTGTTTGTCTCCGGTGGCCCGATGGAAGCCGGCAAGGTGATCAAAGTCGTTAATGGGACACAAAAAATCATCAAGCTTGATCTGGTCGATGCCATGATCAAAGCGGGCGACAGTAGCGTGAGTGATGCCGATGTAGCCGAGATTGAGCGCTCTGCTTGCCCGACCTGCGGTTCTTGCTCTGGCATGTTCACCGCCAATTCCATGAACTGTCTGACAGAAGCTTTGGGCTTGGCACTGCCGGGCAACGGCACGATCCTCGCCACCCACTCTGATCGCAAAGAATTATTCTTGCGTGCAGGTCGTCTGATTGTCGATATCGCCAAACGCTATTACGAGCAAGACGATGCCTCTGTACTGCCACGCAATATCGCGACCAAAGCTGCGTTTGAAAACGCGATGGCACTCGATGTTTCGATGGGAGGTTCGACTAACACGGTATTGCATTTGCTGGCTGCTGCACATGAGGCCGGTGTTGAATTTAGCATGGCAGACATCGACCGTATCTCGCGCAAAGTTCCGTGTCTGTGCAAAGTTGCACCGATGACGGATAAGTACCATATCGAAGATGTGCATCGTGCCGGTGGCATTATCGGTATCCTCGGTGAGCTGGCGCGTGGCGGTTTGCTCGATACCAGCTTACCAACCATCCACAGCAAAACCATGGGCGATGCGATTGCCAATAACGACATCATCTGCACCCAAGATCCGGCGGTGCATCAGTTATTCCGCGCGGCTCCCGGTGGTGTGCCGACACAAACAGCGTTCTCGCAATCTGAACGCTTCGCGTCATTGGACACCGACCGTAGCACAGGTTGTATTCGCGATAAAGCCCACGCGTATTCGCAAGATGGCGGCCTCGCTGTTTTGTACGGCAATCTGGCTGAAAAAGGTTGTATCGTAAAGACCGCAGGCGTGGATGAAAGTATCCTCAAGTTCAGCGGCAAAGCGCGGGTGTTTGAAAGCCAGGACGCGGCGGTGGACGCCATCATGGGCGATACGGTACATGAAGGCGATGTTGTCATCATCCGTTACGAAGGTCCAAAAGGCGGCCCAGGCATGCAAGAGATGCTGTACCCCACGTCATACATCAAATCAAAAGGTCTGGGCAAGGTCTGCGCCTTATTCACCGATGGCCGGTTTTCCGGCGGCTCCTCAGGTCTGGTAATTGGTCATGCCTCGCCAGAAGCAGCAGAAGGTGGTGCGATTGGTCTGGTGGAAGAGGGCGACATGATTGATATCGACATTCCTGAGCGTCGCATCAATCTGCGTATCAGCGATGCCGCACTGGCCTCGCGTCGCGCTGCGATGGAAGCCAAAGGCGATGCAGCATGGTTGCCAGTCAATCGTGATCGTTATGTATCGCAAGCATTGCAAGCTTATGCAGCACTCACGACCTCAGCAGATCGTGGCGCTGTGCGTGATTTGTCGCAATTGAAGAAATAG
- a CDS encoding DUF393 domain-containing protein has product MQTLTIFYDGACPLCLAEIVLLRSKNQRDLLRFVDIADQHYQSDRYQISCEQAMAQIHGRLEGDGKDTVTLIGVDVFAAAYQRTDLKLLAWIYTRPWLRPILVLSYRFFAKYRHTISRLFGPAMLSWAKKRTQTKVTD; this is encoded by the coding sequence GTGCAAACACTGACTATTTTTTATGACGGCGCATGCCCTTTATGCCTTGCAGAGATTGTGCTGCTACGGTCTAAAAATCAACGCGACTTGCTCCGGTTTGTCGATATCGCTGATCAGCATTATCAGTCTGATCGCTACCAGATTAGTTGTGAGCAAGCGATGGCGCAGATACATGGGCGGCTGGAAGGCGATGGCAAAGATACTGTGACACTTATCGGTGTGGACGTATTTGCGGCAGCCTACCAACGCACGGACTTAAAACTACTGGCGTGGATTTACACACGCCCTTGGTTGCGCCCTATACTCGTTCTCTCTTATCGTTTTTTTGCAAAATACCGTCATACCATCTCTCGTTTATTCGGGCCGGCAATGTTATCGTGGGCAAAAAAACGTACCCAAACGAAAGTAACTGACTGA
- a CDS encoding 5'-nucleotidase: protein MAFSLDNLLVIGISSRALFDLEVEEAIFQNEGLAVYRQHQLAHENTILKPGAGFALVKALLHLNTLTPSHRLVEVVIMSRNSSETSLRIFNSIKHYGLDISRAALVGGASLSPYLQAFNLSLFLSLHEDDVQAAINSGVAAALLYRMPDNPQQELDQIRIAFDGDAVIFSDESERIFQEQGIEAFEQHERDNASKPLPEGPFARLLVALSYLQNNFKTPDGRAFPLRTALVTARSSPAHERVIRTLRAWNIAIDETFFMGGVHKSAVLAAFKPHMFFDDQPGHCERASSVVATGRVPIKQ, encoded by the coding sequence ATGGCTTTTTCTCTCGACAATCTGTTAGTCATCGGCATCTCTTCCCGCGCACTGTTTGATCTGGAAGTAGAAGAAGCCATCTTCCAAAACGAGGGGTTGGCGGTTTATCGCCAGCACCAACTCGCGCATGAAAATACGATACTTAAGCCCGGAGCCGGTTTTGCGCTGGTCAAAGCGCTGCTACATCTGAATACTCTGACGCCGAGTCATAGACTGGTCGAGGTTGTCATCATGTCGCGTAATTCTTCAGAGACCTCATTGCGGATTTTTAATTCCATTAAACACTATGGGTTAGATATCTCGCGTGCCGCCTTGGTCGGCGGAGCGTCCTTATCGCCGTATTTGCAGGCATTCAATCTCAGCTTGTTTTTGTCCTTGCATGAGGATGATGTGCAGGCAGCGATTAATTCGGGAGTCGCAGCAGCCTTGCTGTATCGCATGCCAGATAACCCGCAACAAGAACTGGATCAGATCCGTATAGCCTTCGATGGCGACGCCGTGATTTTCTCGGATGAGTCTGAACGAATTTTTCAGGAACAAGGCATCGAGGCATTTGAGCAACACGAACGCGACAATGCCAGCAAACCCTTACCGGAAGGCCCGTTTGCCCGCCTGCTGGTCGCCCTATCCTACTTGCAAAATAATTTTAAAACGCCCGATGGTAGAGCCTTTCCTCTACGCACTGCGCTAGTAACAGCGCGCTCATCACCAGCCCATGAACGCGTCATCCGTACCCTACGCGCCTGGAACATCGCCATCGACGAAACCTTCTTTATGGGTGGCGTGCATAAATCAGCCGTACTCGCTGCGTTTAAGCCACATATGTTTTTTGATGATCAACCGGGACATTGCGAGCGCGCCTCCAGCGTCGTTGCGACCGGGCGCGTGCCGATCAAACAATAG
- a CDS encoding DUF2237 domain-containing protein → MANSNSSSTPALNVFGQPLVPCSFDPLTGFFRDGCCKTNEEDVGTHIVCAIMTATFLAFSKSRGNDLSTPRLEWNFPGLQPGDQWCLCANRWLEALAEGVAPLVVLESTNANMLKLVELEVLQQFDSRIGLE, encoded by the coding sequence ATGGCAAACTCCAACTCCTCGTCAACACCTGCTCTGAATGTCTTCGGACAGCCCCTCGTTCCATGCTCATTTGATCCGCTGACAGGTTTTTTCCGTGACGGCTGCTGCAAGACCAATGAGGAAGATGTCGGTACACACATTGTTTGCGCGATCATGACGGCAACGTTTTTAGCGTTCAGTAAAAGCCGTGGAAATGATTTAAGTACGCCACGACTGGAATGGAATTTCCCTGGTCTGCAACCTGGCGATCAATGGTGCCTATGTGCCAATCGCTGGCTGGAAGCATTGGCTGAAGGCGTTGCGCCACTGGTTGTTTTAGAAAGCACTAACGCCAATATGCTCAAGCTAGTCGAGTTAGAAGTCCTGCAACAATTTGATAGCCGGATCGGGCTGGAATAA